The Nitrospirota bacterium genome has a segment encoding these proteins:
- a CDS encoding sigma-54-dependent Fis family transcriptional regulator, which yields MEAKVRLLIVEDEKVALKNLEYVMKKEGYAVVSTASGSTALKILSEQDFDVVLTDLKMEKVNGIEVLGKCKELYPDTEVIMITAYASIPSAVETMRKGAYDYIAKPFKLDEVRKVVKEAVEKVRLKKENAELRALIEKFEGRVKLITQEPAMQRLLETARQIAPTDCNIVLTGESGTGKELFSRYIHFHSKRAEGPFFAINCGAFTEELLGNELFGHEKGAFTGATTLKKGLIEMASEGTLFLDEIIEMPASMQVKLLRVIQEKEVLRLGATEPLKVDVRFISATNRDIQDAIKDGSMRQDLYFRLNVVSLHIPPLSERKDDIPLLSYYFLKKHSTLMKKDVSEISEEVLSVLMNYDFPGNVRELENIIERGVALTNGSTIEIAHLPLDLRELSIRTFRKKEGKIPSLEEQEEAYIKWVLKEVGGNKTLASQILGIDRVSLWRKLKKYGLEKD from the coding sequence ATGGAAGCTAAGGTAAGACTTTTAATAGTAGAAGACGAAAAGGTAGCGCTCAAAAACCTTGAATATGTAATGAAAAAGGAAGGCTATGCAGTGGTCAGCACCGCAAGCGGTTCCACCGCCCTCAAGATACTCAGTGAGCAGGACTTTGATGTCGTACTGACCGATTTGAAGATGGAAAAGGTAAACGGAATAGAGGTGCTCGGAAAATGTAAGGAACTTTATCCCGACACAGAGGTGATAATGATTACAGCCTATGCAAGCATCCCCTCAGCAGTTGAGACGATGAGGAAAGGTGCTTATGATTATATTGCCAAGCCCTTTAAACTTGATGAGGTAAGAAAGGTTGTGAAGGAGGCAGTTGAAAAGGTAAGGCTTAAGAAAGAAAACGCTGAGCTCAGGGCACTCATAGAGAAGTTTGAAGGAAGGGTAAAGCTCATAACGCAGGAGCCGGCTATGCAGAGGCTTCTTGAGACAGCAAGACAGATTGCACCTACTGACTGCAATATCGTCCTTACAGGTGAAAGTGGCACAGGAAAAGAGCTCTTCTCAAGGTACATACACTTCCATAGCAAAAGGGCTGAAGGGCCTTTCTTTGCAATCAATTGTGGTGCATTCACAGAGGAGCTTCTGGGAAACGAGCTATTTGGACATGAAAAAGGTGCATTCACAGGCGCAACCACGCTCAAGAAGGGGCTTATAGAGATGGCATCAGAAGGCACACTCTTTCTTGATGAGATAATTGAGATGCCAGCCAGCATGCAGGTAAAGCTCCTGAGGGTAATTCAGGAAAAAGAGGTCTTAAGGCTTGGAGCAACAGAGCCTCTGAAAGTAGATGTAAGGTTTATATCTGCAACAAACAGGGATATTCAGGATGCGATAAAGGACGGAAGCATGAGGCAGGACCTTTATTTTAGATTAAATGTTGTCTCACTTCACATCCCGCCTCTTTCAGAAAGAAAAGACGACATACCTCTCCTTAGCTATTATTTCCTGAAGAAGCACTCTACACTTATGAAAAAGGATGTTTCTGAAATCTCAGAGGAGGTCCTATCAGTTCTGATGAATTATGATTTTCCGGGAAATGTAAGGGAGCTTGAAAACATCATAGAGCGAGGTGTTGCACTTACAAACGGAAGCACCATAGAGATTGCCCATCTACCTCTTGACCTAAGGGAGCTAAGCATAAGGACATTTCGTAAAAAAGAAGGCAAGATTCCATCCCTTGAAGAGCAGGAAGAGGCTTACATAAAGTGGGTTCTCAAAGAAGTAGGTGGCAACAAGACCTTAGCCTCACAGATACTTGGCATAGACAGGGTATCACTCTGGAGAAAGCTCAAGAAATACGGGCTTGAGAAGGACTAA
- the folP gene encoding dihydropteroate synthase, whose product MLLSWRDYSFDFSLKTYVMGILNVTPDSFSDRGLYMDKLSAIERALEIEDEGADIIDIGGQSTRPGSEPVSVEEEIRRTVPLISAISGRLDIPISIDTYRGEVAKRAIEAGASIVNDISGLRFDPEMASVVARSSVPVIIMHIKGTPKDMQKSPKYKALILEIMDYLKEGIRIATGAGIREDMIVIDPGIGFGKTFDHNLEIIKNLHEFTLLEKPILIGPSRKAFIGRILGDAPPEERLEGTAGAVAISVFNGANIVRVHDVARMLKVVKVADAIRIGRIL is encoded by the coding sequence ATGTTGCTCAGTTGGAGAGATTACAGCTTTGACTTTTCCCTGAAGACCTATGTAATGGGTATCCTCAATGTCACGCCTGATTCCTTTTCAGACAGAGGGCTTTATATGGATAAGTTAAGTGCAATAGAGCGGGCATTGGAGATTGAAGACGAGGGCGCAGACATCATTGACATAGGAGGTCAGTCCACAAGGCCAGGCTCAGAGCCTGTGTCAGTAGAGGAGGAGATAAGAAGGACCGTTCCTCTTATTTCTGCCATTTCAGGAAGGCTTGACATCCCAATATCCATTGACACATATAGAGGAGAGGTAGCAAAAAGAGCTATCGAGGCAGGTGCATCCATTGTCAATGATATAAGCGGATTAAGGTTTGACCCTGAGATGGCATCTGTTGTTGCACGCTCCAGTGTCCCTGTCATAATCATGCACATAAAAGGCACTCCAAAGGATATGCAGAAGAGCCCGAAATATAAGGCACTGATTTTAGAGATTATGGATTATCTAAAAGAGGGCATAAGGATTGCGACAGGTGCAGGCATCAGAGAGGACATGATTGTCATAGACCCGGGAATCGGCTTTGGAAAAACATTTGACCACAACCTCGAAATAATAAAAAACCTCCATGAATTCACCCTCCTTGAAAAACCCATACTCATAGGCCCTTCGAGAAAGGCATTCATAGGAAGGATTCTTGGAGATGCACCTCCTGAAGAGAGGCTCGAAGGCACAGCAGGAGCAGTTGCAATCTCGGTATTTAATGGTGCAAATATAGTGAGGGTACATGATGTAGCCCGAATGCTAAAGGTCGTAAAGGTTGCGGATGCAATAAGAATAGGAAGAATCCTCTAA
- a CDS encoding sulfite exporter TauE/SafE family protein → MNDIAKEAVNFLDLDLIKIIYLFIVGFVGGLVSGFIGSGGAFVLTPAMMSMGVPGLVAVASNMCHKFPKALVGAIKRARYGQVDVKIGIVLGISAEAGVLYGAHIQESIKKSFGDAGSNLYVSTAFVVILAIVGGYVLRDAWKIHKSGNALEEEKVTKLARWVQSIHIPGTMVYFKSLRAKVSVLFTIPLGFATGMLAATIAVGGFVGVPAMIYVLGAPSLMASASELVIAFVMGCGGSFKYALSGLVDIRLAMIILAGSLFGVQLGAMGTTYVKPYLIKVVMGVIMVIVLVSRGLMVPVYMSQLKLIATLGEGTVKMLRNISFVIMILALVIGAFIIIRAIWQGRRAEHEISAKEVLEHGKV, encoded by the coding sequence ATGAATGATATAGCCAAAGAGGCTGTTAATTTTTTAGACCTTGACCTCATAAAGATTATCTACTTATTTATTGTTGGGTTTGTAGGAGGACTTGTAAGCGGGTTTATAGGCTCAGGCGGTGCCTTTGTTCTCACCCCTGCCATGATGAGCATGGGTGTGCCTGGGCTTGTGGCAGTTGCAAGCAACATGTGTCATAAGTTCCCGAAGGCCCTTGTGGGAGCGATAAAGCGCGCAAGATACGGTCAGGTGGATGTCAAGATAGGGATAGTCCTCGGAATTTCCGCCGAGGCTGGAGTATTATATGGCGCCCATATACAGGAGAGTATCAAAAAGAGTTTTGGGGATGCAGGCTCAAACCTCTATGTGAGTACGGCATTTGTAGTAATCCTTGCAATAGTTGGAGGGTATGTCCTTAGGGATGCATGGAAGATTCATAAATCAGGGAACGCACTTGAGGAGGAGAAGGTCACTAAACTGGCACGGTGGGTGCAGTCTATCCACATACCAGGCACTATGGTTTACTTTAAGAGTCTCAGGGCAAAGGTCTCTGTGCTCTTTACCATACCACTTGGCTTTGCAACAGGCATGCTTGCCGCTACCATTGCAGTTGGAGGCTTTGTAGGGGTGCCTGCAATGATTTATGTTCTTGGGGCACCGAGCCTCATGGCATCTGCCTCGGAGCTCGTTATTGCATTTGTCATGGGATGTGGTGGGTCTTTTAAGTATGCCCTGAGCGGTCTTGTGGACATTCGGCTTGCAATGATAATCCTTGCAGGCTCTTTATTTGGTGTACAGCTTGGAGCCATGGGCACTACATATGTAAAGCCCTATCTAATAAAGGTAGTGATGGGCGTCATAATGGTTATTGTGCTTGTAAGCAGAGGCTTGATGGTTCCTGTTTACATGTCACAGCTTAAGCTCATTGCAACATTGGGCGAAGGCACAGTGAAGATGCTTAGGAATATAAGTTTTGTTATAATGATTTTAGCCTTAGTTATTGGAGCCTTCATTATTATTCGTGCCATATGGCAGGGCAGAAGGGCAGAGCATGAAATATCTGCCAAGGAGGTATTAGAGCATGGGAAGGTATAA
- a CDS encoding universal stress protein, whose protein sequence is MEELCSIRLERLLLSTDGSEFSEGAIREAVRLAKNCKCELSALYVIEFNPEFEALAPKLVEKMEVGSKQHLASVRERALKEGVDCKTLIRRTEAPYQAIVEEAGKLKADVIVMGRRGRSGLKKLMMGSVTAKVIGHSACDVLVVPRQASILCKNILVATDGSLFSNQAVSEAVGIAKRCGARLYVVSAVHAGEVSPFDITQFEMQKGLIASVEIDRAEKDIAQAKELAQKEGVSVEGIIAGGRPYEVIVETAHGKNADLIVMGSHGRTGVEKFLMGSVTERVIGHAGCAVLVVKLKRA, encoded by the coding sequence ATGGAAGAATTATGTTCTATAAGGCTTGAAAGACTGCTTCTTTCAACAGATGGCTCAGAGTTCAGCGAGGGTGCAATAAGGGAAGCAGTAAGGCTTGCTAAAAACTGTAAGTGTGAGCTCTCAGCATTATATGTCATAGAGTTTAATCCTGAATTTGAAGCCCTCGCACCAAAGCTCGTTGAAAAGATGGAGGTTGGCTCAAAACAGCACCTTGCCTCTGTAAGAGAAAGGGCTTTGAAAGAAGGGGTTGACTGTAAGACACTCATAAGAAGAACTGAAGCACCGTATCAGGCAATAGTCGAAGAAGCAGGAAAACTTAAAGCTGATGTGATAGTTATGGGAAGGCGGGGAAGGTCAGGTCTTAAAAAGCTCATGATGGGCTCTGTTACAGCAAAGGTCATTGGCCATTCGGCATGCGATGTGTTGGTTGTTCCAAGGCAGGCAAGTATACTCTGTAAGAATATCCTCGTTGCAACAGACGGCTCTCTTTTTAGTAATCAGGCAGTTTCTGAGGCAGTAGGCATAGCAAAAAGATGCGGGGCAAGGCTCTATGTGGTGTCTGCTGTTCATGCAGGAGAGGTTTCTCCGTTTGATATTACACAGTTTGAGATGCAAAAGGGCCTTATTGCTTCCGTAGAGATTGATAGGGCAGAAAAGGATATAGCACAGGCAAAGGAGCTTGCTCAAAAAGAAGGTGTCTCTGTTGAGGGCATCATAGCAGGCGGAAGGCCCTATGAGGTAATCGTTGAGACTGCCCATGGCAAGAATGCAGACCTTATAGTTATGGGCTCACATGGAAGGACAGGTGTTGAAAAATTCCTCATGGGCTCTGTTACAGAAAGGGTCATTGGCCATGCAGGGTGTGCTGTATTGGTTGTGAAGCTAAAAAGGGCTTAG
- the guaB gene encoding IMP dehydrogenase, whose product MSKGNLPLGLTFDDVLLVPSMSDVAPKEADLSTNLTSNIKLNIPLLSSAMDTVTESEMAIAVAREGGIGIIHRAMSPQKQAGEVERVKKSESGMIIDPITISPQSPISEALSLMEKYTISGVPVTVEKRLVGILTNRDLRFETRFDKRVSEVMTKDRLITAPVGTDLDKAKKLLHKYKIEKLPIVDKDFNLKGLITIKDIEKRRKYPNSCKDKMGRLRVGAAVGVGEEAIERAEMIVGAGADVLAIDTAHGHTKAVVETLRRLKRLFKLDVIAGNVATQEATRDLIRAGADAIKIGIGPGSICTTRIIAGAGVPQITAIIDCYKVSSKAGIPLIADGGIKYSGDITKALAVGADAIMIGSLFAGTDESPGEIVLYQGRSYKVYRGMGSLGAMQSGTRDRYMQAGIESKKLVPEGVEGRVPHKGPLSYTVNQLIGGLRAGMGYCGSKNLNELKRKARFIRITNAGLRESHVHDVIITKEAPNYRTEW is encoded by the coding sequence ATGTCTAAGGGAAATCTTCCATTGGGTCTAACTTTCGATGATGTCCTTTTAGTGCCTTCAATGTCCGATGTCGCGCCAAAAGAGGCAGACCTTTCGACAAACTTGACTTCAAATATAAAGCTAAACATACCACTTCTTAGCTCTGCAATGGACACAGTGACAGAATCCGAAATGGCAATAGCAGTGGCAAGGGAAGGTGGCATAGGGATTATACACAGGGCAATGTCTCCTCAAAAACAGGCAGGAGAAGTGGAGAGGGTAAAGAAATCGGAAAGCGGAATGATAATAGACCCAATTACCATCTCCCCACAATCGCCAATATCAGAGGCACTTTCGCTCATGGAGAAATATACAATCTCAGGAGTACCTGTCACAGTCGAGAAAAGACTTGTTGGGATTCTCACAAACAGGGACCTCAGATTCGAGACGCGGTTTGACAAGAGGGTCTCTGAGGTGATGACAAAAGACAGGCTCATTACAGCACCAGTTGGCACAGACTTGGATAAGGCAAAGAAACTCCTCCATAAATACAAAATCGAGAAGCTTCCAATAGTGGATAAGGATTTTAATCTTAAGGGACTTATAACTATCAAGGACATAGAGAAAAGAAGGAAATACCCTAATTCATGCAAAGACAAGATGGGCAGATTAAGGGTTGGTGCCGCAGTTGGAGTTGGCGAAGAGGCAATCGAAAGGGCAGAGATGATTGTGGGCGCAGGCGCCGATGTCTTAGCAATAGACACTGCACATGGCCACACAAAGGCAGTGGTTGAGACCCTGAGGAGACTTAAGAGGCTATTTAAGTTGGATGTTATTGCAGGCAATGTAGCAACCCAGGAGGCAACGAGAGACCTTATAAGGGCAGGTGCCGATGCAATAAAGATTGGAATAGGTCCGGGCTCGATATGCACAACAAGAATAATTGCAGGAGCAGGAGTGCCACAGATTACAGCCATAATAGACTGCTATAAGGTCTCGAGCAAGGCAGGTATACCTCTTATAGCAGATGGAGGCATAAAGTACTCAGGAGACATAACAAAGGCACTTGCAGTGGGTGCAGATGCTATAATGATAGGCTCTCTTTTTGCAGGCACAGACGAATCCCCTGGCGAGATTGTTCTTTATCAGGGAAGAAGCTATAAGGTCTACAGGGGAATGGGCTCCTTAGGAGCCATGCAGTCAGGCACCCGAGATAGATACATGCAGGCTGGCATAGAGTCAAAAAAACTCGTCCCCGAAGGCGTAGAAGGAAGGGTTCCTCATAAAGGACCTCTTTCATACACGGTCAACCAGCTTATAGGAGGACTAAGGGCTGGTATGGGTTACTGCGGTTCAAAAAACCTTAATGAGCTTAAAAGAAAAGCAAGATTCATAAGAATCACCAATGCAGGGCTTAGGGAAAGCCATGTCCATGATGTCATTATCACAAAAGAAGCTCCTAATTACAGGACAGAGTGGTAA
- a CDS encoding cation:proton antiporter: MVSIELQISLVLLFALGGYLLSSRINQSAVVGVIVIGVIIGPSLIGIIQYTDAIKMLAHLGAILLLFSIGLEFKIRDVYQIKYMFIALVGLLLPWVAGYFIGVLFGYGLKESMFIGVSLTATSIAITAKVLEEMKKLNTPAARAIIGAAVIDDVLGLIALSIVIQSTKGDVSVMDIAVVAIEATVFLLAGIFVAPHIKKLFIKLDEKEFAKRFPDFLFIMAVMFCFLYASVAELIGLSAIVGAFLAGAVLEGVRFKHSKGLKEGAEYLHIIFGAIFFMSVGILANLRELTFKMLPFYVVLLLIAILTKLLGCGVPSRLVGFSKKESLIIGLGMSPRGEVAMIVALIGLTSNIIHQDIYVAVVLMSLITTILTPLIIRKLKWD, translated from the coding sequence ATGGTAAGTATTGAATTACAGATAAGTTTAGTTCTGCTTTTTGCCCTCGGTGGGTATCTTCTATCCTCGCGAATTAACCAGTCAGCAGTCGTTGGGGTAATAGTCATCGGAGTAATAATTGGTCCAAGCCTCATTGGCATCATCCAGTATACCGATGCCATAAAGATGCTTGCCCATCTCGGAGCGATACTGCTTCTTTTCTCCATAGGACTGGAATTCAAGATTAGAGATGTTTACCAGATAAAGTATATGTTCATAGCATTAGTTGGGCTTCTCCTGCCATGGGTAGCAGGGTATTTTATCGGTGTCTTATTTGGCTATGGATTAAAGGAGTCCATGTTCATAGGTGTTTCTTTAACTGCAACAAGCATTGCCATTACAGCAAAGGTCTTAGAGGAGATGAAAAAGCTTAATACCCCTGCTGCAAGGGCAATAATCGGAGCCGCTGTAATAGACGATGTCTTAGGGTTGATTGCATTGTCAATTGTTATACAGTCAACAAAAGGGGATGTATCTGTTATGGATATAGCGGTAGTGGCAATAGAAGCAACGGTCTTTTTGCTTGCAGGAATATTTGTCGCACCACACATAAAGAAGCTATTCATAAAACTGGATGAGAAGGAATTTGCTAAGAGGTTTCCTGATTTCCTATTTATCATGGCAGTGATGTTCTGTTTTCTGTATGCCTCTGTTGCTGAGCTTATAGGGCTTTCTGCAATTGTTGGTGCATTTCTTGCGGGTGCTGTGCTTGAAGGAGTAAGGTTCAAACACAGTAAGGGACTAAAAGAAGGTGCAGAGTATCTTCATATAATCTTTGGTGCAATATTCTTCATGAGTGTGGGGATACTGGCAAATCTCAGGGAACTAACATTTAAGATGTTACCATTTTATGTGGTCTTACTCCTTATTGCCATATTAACAAAACTTCTTGGCTGTGGTGTGCCTTCAAGGCTGGTCGGTTTCAGTAAGAAAGAGTCTTTGATTATCGGCCTTGGGATGTCTCCGAGGGGAGAGGTCGCAATGATAGTTGCACTGATAGGACTGACATCTAATATCATCCATCAGGACATCTATGTAGCAGTAGTCCTCATGTCACTAATAACGACCATACTTACCCCACTCATTATAAGAAAGCTAAAATGGGACTAA
- a CDS encoding GHKL domain-containing protein has translation MLIQPSIQRKVSYGYYLCLALIVVVSVLNYLNLKRIERKITFNLIISEFFDATLEMRRFEKNYILYKNTDDYNENLKFTNVVEDILRKNKGEIIRFSPATNISHLETIIAEYKLLMNEYFTVNASVNPTSEYILEGTIRASGKAIVTGAEAIAERVRARMQSLIVFSGRLLIASIMFLIVAGCLIGQYLSRVVVRPLKQLENAMQDVSSGHFNSLPITSSDREIILLKDAFSKMIAELDARQMHLIHSEKLASLGTLIFGVTHELNNPLSNISTSCQILKEELEKASPEYKKELLDQIENETDRARDIVRAILDFSRAREKERINLKQTVNESIRFIKAEVPSKIDIIVNIPEDITLFADKQRIQQVFLNLIANSISAIPEEGKISISANANTRDKTTEIKVSDTGVGMDKTILYKVFDPFFTTKSAKKGHGLGLFIVHSIIEEHGGIIEVDSQPGRETTFLIKLPERSTEDGS, from the coding sequence GTGCTTATACAGCCAAGCATTCAGAGAAAGGTAAGCTATGGATATTATCTGTGCCTGGCACTGATAGTCGTTGTGTCGGTTTTAAACTACCTGAACCTCAAAAGGATTGAGAGAAAGATTACCTTCAACCTTATAATCTCCGAGTTCTTTGATGCAACTTTGGAGATGAGGAGGTTTGAGAAGAATTATATCCTTTATAAAAATACCGATGACTACAATGAAAACCTAAAGTTTACAAATGTAGTAGAGGATATTTTAAGAAAAAATAAAGGGGAAATCATAAGATTTTCGCCTGCCACTAACATCTCTCATCTTGAGACCATAATCGCAGAGTATAAATTACTCATGAATGAATATTTCACAGTAAATGCATCGGTAAATCCTACCAGTGAATACATCCTTGAAGGCACGATAAGGGCAAGTGGAAAAGCGATTGTTACTGGAGCAGAAGCCATAGCAGAGCGGGTGAGGGCACGCATGCAATCGCTTATAGTGTTCTCAGGAAGACTCCTGATTGCCTCCATTATGTTTTTGATTGTTGCCGGATGCCTTATCGGTCAATATCTATCCCGCGTGGTTGTAAGACCACTTAAACAATTAGAGAACGCTATGCAGGATGTCTCAAGTGGGCATTTCAACAGCCTCCCCATCACATCATCTGACAGAGAAATAATCTTGTTAAAAGATGCATTCAGCAAGATGATTGCGGAGCTTGACGCCAGGCAGATGCATCTCATCCATTCCGAGAAACTTGCATCACTTGGAACTCTTATTTTCGGCGTAACCCATGAACTTAACAACCCCCTGTCCAACATTTCTACCTCCTGCCAGATCCTCAAGGAAGAATTAGAGAAAGCATCTCCTGAATACAAGAAAGAACTCCTTGACCAGATTGAGAACGAGACCGACAGGGCAAGGGATATTGTAAGGGCAATTCTTGATTTCTCAAGGGCAAGGGAAAAAGAGCGAATAAACCTGAAACAGACGGTCAACGAGTCAATCAGATTTATCAAAGCCGAGGTGCCTTCCAAGATTGATATTATCGTAAACATCCCTGAGGACATCACACTCTTTGCAGACAAGCAGAGAATCCAGCAGGTGTTTCTCAACCTCATAGCAAATAGCATCTCCGCGATACCTGAAGAGGGAAAGATATCAATATCCGCAAATGCCAATACCAGAGACAAGACAACCGAGATAAAGGTCTCTGATACTGGTGTCGGCATGGATAAAACAATTCTTTACAAGGTTTTTGACCCCTTCTTTACCACAAAGTCCGCAAAGAAGGGTCATGGACTTGGCCTGTTCATTGTGCATAGCATCATAGAGGAGCACGGGGGCATAATAGAAGTCGACAGCCAGCCTGGCCGCGAAACGACATTTCTGATAAAACTACCTGAAAGGAGCACTGAGGATGGAAGCTAA
- a CDS encoding DUF559 domain-containing protein, which translates to MNKIYYNPKLKELAQRLRNNSTRTEIILWNYLKWNQVKGYNFHRQKPIGSYIVDFFCNKLKLAIEIDGYTHSFEETFERDKDKVERLNKLGITVLRFSDKDVMKNTPLYPLLIEGTRKWVQPANIGNRLTYGHG; encoded by the coding sequence ATGAACAAAATATACTACAACCCAAAACTTAAAGAACTGGCTCAAAGGTTAAGAAACAATAGCACAAGAACCGAGATTATACTCTGGAACTATCTCAAGTGGAATCAGGTAAAGGGATATAATTTTCACAGGCAGAAGCCTATTGGTAGCTACATTGTAGATTTCTTCTGTAATAAGTTAAAGCTGGCAATTGAAATAGATGGCTACACACATAGTTTTGAAGAGACATTTGAAAGGGATAAAGACAAGGTTGAGAGATTAAATAAATTGGGAATAACCGTTTTAAGATTTTCAGACAAAGATGTTATGAAAAACACACCCCTTTATCCCCTCTTAATAGAGGGGACAAGAAAATGGGTGCAACCTGCTAACATAGGTAACAGATTAACCTACGGACATGGGTAA
- a CDS encoding sulfite exporter TauE/SafE family protein, with protein MPTTSESNVPWWVWPLVLFVVTFILGVLAVLGGVGGGVLFVPIIGGFFPFHLDFVRGAGLLVALSGALAAGPGLLKRGLADLRLAIPVALIASACAIVGAMIGLALPTNIVQTALGATILGIVFIMLMAKKSEYPEVKKADALSNALRISGVYYEASTGEDVNWKVHRTLKGLFLFIIIGVMAGMFGLGAGWANVPVLNLMMGAPLKVSVATSKFLLSITDTSAAWIYMNNGAVLPMMVVPSIVGIMLGSIVGVRILTKTRPSAVRYIVIVMLLFAGLRALLKGLEIWK; from the coding sequence ATGCCGACCACATCAGAAAGCAATGTTCCGTGGTGGGTCTGGCCCTTAGTATTATTCGTAGTGACATTTATATTAGGTGTGTTGGCAGTCTTAGGAGGGGTTGGAGGCGGTGTGCTTTTTGTTCCGATAATCGGTGGTTTTTTCCCGTTTCATCTTGATTTTGTAAGAGGTGCAGGGCTTTTGGTTGCGCTTTCAGGTGCACTTGCCGCAGGACCAGGGCTTCTCAAAAGAGGTCTGGCTGACCTAAGGCTTGCAATACCAGTTGCACTCATAGCCTCTGCCTGTGCCATAGTAGGTGCAATGATAGGTCTTGCACTACCTACAAATATAGTGCAGACAGCATTGGGCGCTACAATACTGGGTATAGTCTTTATAATGCTTATGGCTAAAAAATCTGAGTATCCTGAGGTTAAAAAGGCAGATGCCCTTTCAAATGCCCTCAGGATAAGCGGTGTTTATTACGAGGCATCAACTGGCGAGGATGTAAACTGGAAGGTCCATAGAACCCTGAAGGGTCTTTTTCTCTTTATAATAATAGGTGTAATGGCAGGTATGTTTGGCCTTGGAGCTGGGTGGGCAAATGTGCCTGTCTTGAATCTTATGATGGGTGCACCGCTAAAGGTCTCTGTTGCAACAAGCAAGTTTCTGCTTTCAATAACAGATACATCTGCGGCATGGATTTATATGAACAATGGCGCAGTGCTTCCAATGATGGTTGTGCCCTCTATCGTGGGAATAATGCTTGGCTCTATAGTTGGCGTGAGAATCCTCACAAAGACAAGGCCATCCGCAGTCAGATATATAGTCATAGTAATGCTTCTTTTTGCAGGGCTAAGGGCGTTGCTTAAAGGGCTTGAAATCTGGAAATAA
- a CDS encoding universal stress protein → MGRYKKLLVAYDGSISSKNALKQAIRLAETEKSWIKVVAVVPSYEGELDLTAVRNIKEVLKGSAEKLIKEATEVAKAEGASVMVNLEQGEAYEKIIDVAEEENCDLIVMGRRGMRALERAFMGSVTARVICHSKKDVLVIPRDAHIGFKNILLAVDGSEFGRLATERAVEFAKSYGSNLVAISVVDVTDEFLAQAPEIVDDLIKKAKTFLKDVQEKASTSNVNVETFVKEGETYTKILELAGEKKADVIFMGSHGRTGIKKLLMGSVTEKVIGHTPCPVLVVKLLKK, encoded by the coding sequence ATGGGAAGGTATAAAAAGCTTCTCGTTGCATATGACGGCTCAATCTCAAGTAAGAATGCACTCAAGCAGGCAATAAGGCTTGCAGAGACAGAAAAAAGCTGGATAAAGGTGGTAGCGGTTGTGCCATCTTATGAAGGCGAGCTTGACCTCACCGCTGTAAGAAATATAAAGGAAGTCCTAAAAGGTTCTGCCGAGAAACTCATTAAAGAGGCAACTGAGGTTGCAAAGGCAGAGGGTGCTTCTGTAATGGTAAACCTTGAGCAGGGCGAGGCATACGAGAAGATTATAGATGTAGCAGAAGAGGAAAACTGTGACCTCATTGTGATGGGTAGAAGGGGCATGAGAGCCCTCGAAAGGGCTTTCATGGGCTCTGTCACCGCAAGGGTTATATGCCATTCAAAGAAGGATGTCCTCGTTATTCCGAGGGATGCACACATAGGCTTTAAGAACATACTGCTTGCAGTAGATGGCTCGGAATTTGGCAGGCTCGCCACTGAAAGGGCAGTTGAGTTTGCAAAATCCTATGGTAGTAATCTTGTAGCAATCTCTGTCGTTGATGTCACAGATGAGTTCCTTGCACAGGCACCTGAGATAGTTGATGACCTTATTAAAAAGGCAAAGACATTCCTTAAAGATGTCCAAGAGAAGGCATCCACATCAAATGTGAATGTGGAGACCTTTGTCAAAGAAGGTGAGACATACACCAAGATACTGGAGCTTGCAGGAGAAAAGAAAGCAGATGTCATATTCATGGGCTCTCATGGCAGAACAGGCATAAAGAAGCTTCTTATGGGCTCTGTCACAGAAAAGGTCATTGGTCATACCCCCTGCCCTGTGCTTGTTGTTAAGCTCTTGAAAAAGTAA